Proteins from a genomic interval of Paenibacillus sp. FSL R5-0623:
- a CDS encoding ATP-binding protein — protein MKPITYKKIPRYVVLSILFLTILLGFRWIWSETFTIPAHPEPIEGLLDLRGWDLANTSPISLDGEWEFYPQTLISNRDAKIANPSTRIQVPGDWRNALPQSSSSFGYGTYRLRILLDPSVKEIALWAQKIQTSSIIEMNGTIVAEFGQPATHAEAYRPERTAFTTSYVLNGSTELNLLVQTANFDDPYSGGITRSLYFGSPEAIGSERGLSIDLQKITFAILILHSLYAFVMFLFIRKERALLTFSMLTLVAALTVASDHDNLLLSWIPLNFTWIVKAKALSYPLFAFFLLQMAKSFSHNLQWRKLFRIYASVLGVYCLFLLVAPVTLIYHVLEIGLSDFLYLFAIGWSVYLFFRMAAEKRRDASFLLFAATSSLSSVLWGIVNSHSEITNVYYPIDVIAAMFGFSAYWFRKYFRNSSEIEKLYEQLKEEDRQKDQFLVNTAHELRTPLHGIINIAESIAVRERRKSGGQQAEDMKLLVTIGRRMSQLVDDLLDVIRLKEKRITLQKKPLSLASVIPGVIGMFRFMAEGKPIHMQVDIPESLPLIQADERRLVQVLYNLLHNALKFTDEGTITVSVREHGEYVLIKVSDTGVGMSEEIQQRIFEAYEQGTPEARLSGGIGLGLNISRQLTELHGGQLTVQSVPGQGSTFQISLPREDTASLSDQTEQQWDAHSFDEIAIAEPQQQTVSQDKTAARILAVDDDPVNLRVLISMLANEPYHIQPAASALEALELLDKEPWDLLIADVMMPHMSGYELTENVRKRYSVSELPILLLTARNEPADVYAGFMAGATDYVTKPVDAVELRHRIGSLIVLKQSIDERLRMEAAYLQAQIQPHFLFNTLNSIMVLSEMDTERMQKLGDAFIEYLQTSFHFVNSEKMVEVTHELDLSRAYLYIEKERFLDRLNVIWDIPDDLDLSLPPLTIQPLIENAVRHGILSKVEGGTVHIRIINQTASTLIEIEDDGVGMQPEQIERALAWPKKGPGGTSGIGLTNTHRRLTQMYGQGLTIISSPGQGTKVSFVIPLDRSIRA, from the coding sequence AAAATAGCCAACCCATCCACACGGATTCAAGTTCCCGGTGACTGGCGGAATGCATTACCACAATCCTCATCGTCATTCGGATATGGGACGTACCGTCTTCGCATACTTTTAGATCCATCTGTGAAGGAAATCGCTCTCTGGGCTCAGAAAATCCAGACATCATCGATCATCGAGATGAACGGGACCATTGTGGCCGAATTCGGCCAACCTGCCACTCATGCCGAAGCCTATCGACCAGAAAGGACTGCATTTACAACTTCCTATGTGCTTAACGGTTCTACCGAACTCAATCTTTTGGTGCAGACCGCCAATTTTGACGATCCTTATAGCGGAGGGATCACACGCTCTCTCTATTTTGGTTCTCCAGAAGCCATTGGCAGTGAACGAGGATTGTCTATTGATTTGCAAAAGATCACGTTCGCCATACTGATTTTGCACAGCCTATACGCTTTTGTCATGTTTCTGTTTATCCGAAAGGAACGAGCTCTGCTGACGTTCTCGATGCTAACACTGGTAGCTGCCCTAACGGTCGCTTCCGACCATGACAATCTGTTATTGAGTTGGATTCCACTCAACTTCACTTGGATCGTTAAGGCCAAGGCGTTATCCTATCCGTTGTTCGCATTCTTTCTTTTACAGATGGCTAAAAGCTTCTCCCATAATCTACAATGGCGTAAACTGTTCCGTATCTATGCCAGCGTGCTTGGCGTTTACTGTTTATTTTTACTCGTCGCACCAGTGACCCTGATCTATCATGTACTTGAGATTGGGCTCTCTGATTTCCTTTATCTGTTTGCCATCGGCTGGTCTGTGTACCTATTCTTCCGAATGGCAGCCGAGAAACGAAGGGACGCAAGCTTTTTGCTCTTTGCGGCTACTAGCAGCCTATCAAGCGTGTTATGGGGAATTGTGAACTCACATAGCGAAATTACCAACGTGTATTATCCGATCGATGTGATTGCGGCCATGTTTGGCTTCTCCGCCTATTGGTTCAGAAAATACTTCCGTAATTCAAGTGAGATCGAGAAGTTGTACGAACAGCTCAAAGAAGAGGATCGCCAGAAGGATCAGTTTCTTGTGAATACGGCTCATGAATTGCGTACACCGCTGCACGGGATCATCAATATCGCCGAGAGCATCGCGGTTCGTGAACGTCGTAAATCAGGTGGGCAGCAGGCAGAAGACATGAAGCTGTTAGTTACCATCGGCCGACGCATGTCCCAACTGGTGGATGACCTCCTTGATGTCATTCGTTTGAAGGAAAAACGTATTACGCTTCAGAAGAAACCTTTATCTCTTGCATCTGTCATTCCAGGCGTGATCGGTATGTTCCGATTCATGGCAGAGGGCAAGCCCATCCATATGCAGGTGGATATTCCAGAATCACTGCCGTTGATTCAAGCCGATGAGAGAAGACTTGTTCAGGTGCTCTACAACCTGTTGCATAATGCGCTGAAATTTACCGATGAGGGTACCATTACCGTGTCCGTTCGGGAACATGGAGAGTACGTCTTGATTAAAGTTTCAGATACAGGTGTTGGTATGAGTGAGGAGATACAACAGCGAATATTCGAGGCGTATGAACAAGGGACCCCAGAGGCTCGTTTAAGCGGAGGAATCGGCCTCGGTCTCAATATCAGCAGGCAGCTCACCGAACTCCATGGCGGCCAACTCACCGTGCAATCCGTACCTGGGCAAGGATCGACCTTCCAGATCTCGCTTCCACGGGAAGACACCGCATCGTTATCGGACCAGACTGAGCAGCAATGGGACGCTCACAGCTTCGATGAAATTGCGATTGCAGAGCCGCAGCAGCAGACCGTCTCTCAAGATAAGACTGCCGCAAGAATTCTTGCCGTCGATGATGATCCTGTAAACCTGCGAGTCCTGATCTCCATGCTTGCGAATGAACCATACCACATTCAACCAGCAGCTTCCGCACTCGAAGCACTAGAGTTGCTGGATAAAGAGCCGTGGGACTTACTGATTGCCGATGTCATGATGCCCCATATGTCCGGTTATGAACTGACCGAGAACGTACGCAAACGTTATTCGGTCTCGGAGCTTCCCATCCTGTTGCTGACGGCCCGTAACGAACCAGCGGATGTATACGCCGGATTCATGGCCGGTGCGACGGACTATGTCACCAAGCCCGTGGATGCCGTTGAATTAAGGCATCGCATTGGATCACTGATTGTGCTGAAACAATCCATCGATGAGCGGTTGCGCATGGAAGCTGCTTACTTACAAGCACAGATCCAGCCCCATTTTCTTTTTAATACGCTCAATTCAATCATGGTTCTTAGTGAGATGGACACAGAGCGAATGCAGAAACTGGGCGATGCCTTTATCGAGTATCTTCAGACCAGCTTTCATTTCGTCAATTCGGAGAAAATGGTGGAGGTCACTCATGAGTTGGATCTGTCACGTGCCTATCTCTACATTGAGAAAGAACGATTCCTGGATCGGCTAAATGTCATCTGGGATATTCCAGATGATCTTGATCTTTCCCTGCCGCCACTCACCATTCAACCGCTCATTGAGAATGCTGTTCGACATGGTATTCTCAGTAAAGTTGAGGGTGGAACCGTGCATATCCGAATCATCAACCAAACAGCGTCCACCTTAATTGAGATTGAGGATGATGGTGTAGGGATGCAACCGGAACAGATCGAACGGGCATTAGCATGGCCCAAGAAGGGACCAGGGGGAACCAGCGGCATTGGATTAACCAATACACATCGCCGGTTGACCCAGATGTACGGACAAGGTTTGACCATCATCAGCTCGCCGGGCCAAGGCACGAAAGTTTCCTTTGTCATCCCTTTGGACCGCAGCATAAGAGCCTGA
- a CDS encoding malate:quinone oxidoreductase, translating into MSQGQTSTDVILIGAGIMSATLGTLLKELAPDWNIKVFEKLATAGEESSNEWNNAGTGHAALCELNYTVERPDGTVDISKAIKVNEQFQISKQFWSYLVNSRLIRNPRDFIMPIPHLSYVHGESNVQFLKRRYDSLSNHPLFAGMEFSDDKKELAKWMPLMMKDRTSNEPVAATKIDSGTDVNFGALTRMLIKHLKEQHVGIHYQHSVKNMKRTSDGQWELSVKNLKSGAVERHKAKFVFIGAGGGSLHLLQKTGIPEGKHIGGFPVSGIFMVCKNQKVVEQHHAKVYGKASVGAPPMSVPHLDTRFIDNKKSLLFGPFAGFSPKFLKTGSNADLITSVKMHNLLTMLAAGVKEISLTKYLIQQLMLSKEQRMAELRDFVPGAKSEDWDMVLAGQRVQVIKDTVQGGKGTLQFGTEVVTSADGTIAALLGASPGASTAVQVMLEILQRCFPQHMEAWEPKIKEMIPSYGISLVENLDLLKEVHSSTAKALGLSDEKHVMHV; encoded by the coding sequence ATGAGCCAGGGACAAACGAGTACAGATGTTATCTTGATTGGTGCCGGAATTATGAGTGCAACTTTGGGAACTTTGCTAAAAGAATTGGCACCAGACTGGAATATTAAGGTTTTCGAAAAGCTAGCCACTGCAGGAGAGGAAAGCTCCAACGAATGGAATAATGCCGGAACCGGGCATGCTGCATTGTGCGAACTTAACTATACCGTTGAACGACCAGACGGAACCGTAGATATTAGCAAAGCGATTAAAGTGAATGAACAATTTCAGATCTCAAAGCAATTTTGGTCCTATCTCGTCAATAGCCGTCTGATTCGTAATCCACGGGACTTCATTATGCCGATTCCTCATTTGAGTTATGTACATGGAGAGAGCAATGTCCAGTTTTTGAAAAGACGTTATGACTCCTTGTCGAATCACCCGCTGTTCGCAGGCATGGAATTCTCGGATGACAAGAAAGAGCTGGCGAAATGGATGCCGCTGATGATGAAAGATCGTACAAGTAATGAACCTGTTGCAGCGACCAAAATTGACTCCGGTACGGACGTTAACTTTGGTGCTTTAACGCGTATGCTGATCAAACATTTGAAGGAACAACACGTGGGCATCCACTACCAACATAGCGTGAAGAATATGAAACGCACCAGCGATGGACAATGGGAACTATCCGTGAAAAACCTGAAGAGCGGTGCAGTCGAACGCCATAAGGCAAAATTCGTCTTTATCGGCGCGGGCGGTGGAAGTCTACATTTGCTCCAGAAGACGGGCATTCCGGAAGGTAAACATATCGGCGGATTCCCGGTCAGTGGGATCTTTATGGTGTGCAAAAATCAAAAAGTCGTGGAACAGCATCATGCCAAAGTATATGGCAAGGCTTCGGTAGGAGCTCCGCCGATGTCGGTTCCGCATCTGGATACCCGTTTTATCGACAATAAGAAGTCGCTGTTATTCGGGCCGTTTGCCGGGTTCTCGCCGAAGTTCCTGAAGACGGGTTCCAACGCCGACTTAATCACGTCGGTTAAGATGCATAATCTGCTTACGATGCTTGCAGCAGGTGTCAAAGAAATTTCTTTGACCAAATATCTGATCCAACAACTGATGTTATCCAAAGAACAACGTATGGCTGAATTGCGTGACTTTGTTCCGGGTGCGAAGAGCGAGGATTGGGATATGGTTCTGGCGGGGCAGCGTGTGCAGGTGATCAAGGATACCGTCCAGGGCGGCAAGGGTACGCTCCAATTTGGTACGGAAGTGGTCACGTCTGCAGATGGAACGATTGCGGCTCTGCTAGGTGCATCACCGGGTGCATCCACCGCGGTTCAGGTCATGCTTGAGATTCTTCAGCGTTGCTTCCCGCAGCATATGGAGGCATGGGAGCCAAAGATTAAGGAAATGATTCCATCCTATGGCATATCACTTGTGGAGAACTTGGATCTTCTCAAAGAGGTTCATTCTTCAACAGCCAAGGCGCTGGGGTTATCGGATGAAAAACATGTCATGCACGTATAA
- a CDS encoding dipeptide/oligopeptide/nickel ABC transporter ATP-binding protein, which yields MKTTANDEHRGLVQSEESGLRSHGFANDVNHADTDNAVIDTAGTDHTDIDADIDADIDIAGSDNASSLSTPGDPVLHVEHLSRTYAGADRPAVNDISFTLNHGECLGLVGESGCGKSTLARCLLRIEDADSGSITLGGQDIARLSGRRLRPHRRKIQIVFQNPMAALNPKLKIADSLIDPYEQLGRNAELSHFTYTSKEAYVQKLLEAVELPSDMAGRYPHELSGGQRQRVTIARAIGIEPDVVVLDEPTASLDVISQGAVLQLLTDLRTSLGLSYLFISHDLAAVHRMSQRIIVMREGQIVDRFGADALFAEERHPYTKELISIF from the coding sequence ATGAAGACAACCGCAAATGATGAACACCGTGGGCTCGTGCAGTCTGAAGAATCTGGTTTGCGAAGCCACGGTTTTGCTAACGACGTAAACCATGCAGACACAGACAATGCAGTCATAGATACTGCGGGTACAGATCATACGGATATAGATGCGGATATAGATGCGGATATAGATATTGCCGGTTCAGACAATGCTTCATCGCTCAGCACCCCTGGCGACCCCGTGCTTCACGTAGAACATCTAAGCCGAACGTATGCAGGTGCAGACCGACCGGCTGTGAATGATATTTCCTTCACCCTGAACCACGGCGAATGCCTTGGCCTGGTTGGGGAGAGCGGCTGCGGCAAGAGTACACTCGCCCGCTGTTTGCTGAGGATCGAAGATGCAGATTCAGGCTCGATTACTTTGGGCGGACAGGATATCGCGCGGCTGAGCGGCCGACGGTTGCGACCTCATCGCCGGAAGATCCAGATTGTATTCCAGAACCCGATGGCTGCACTGAATCCGAAGCTCAAGATTGCTGATTCGCTGATTGATCCGTACGAACAACTTGGACGGAACGCCGAGCTTTCCCACTTTACCTACACATCCAAGGAGGCTTACGTCCAAAAGCTGCTTGAAGCGGTCGAGCTTCCAAGCGATATGGCTGGACGTTACCCCCATGAGCTAAGTGGTGGACAGCGTCAGCGCGTCACGATCGCACGTGCCATTGGTATTGAGCCAGACGTTGTCGTTCTGGATGAACCGACAGCCAGCCTGGACGTGATCTCGCAGGGAGCCGTTTTGCAGTTGCTTACGGATCTCCGGACATCACTTGGTCTGTCATACTTATTCATCTCGCATGATCTGGCTGCGGTACATCGTATGAGCCAGCGCATTATCGTCATGCGGGAAGGTCAGATCGTTGACCGCTTTGGTGCAGATGCGTTGTTCGCTGAAGAACGCCATCCGTATACAAAGGAACTGATTTCAATTTTCTGA
- a CDS encoding ABC transporter ATP-binding protein produces MILSIEELSISSRDRTIVDQVSLAVREGEFMALVGQSGSGKSLLSQAIGRLLPPNLHASGRVMFEGSNLLERKPKEMQALRGSCISYIFQDYQGAFTPFRSIGGHFDEYQKVHGEKSSAIRKKRAEEALESVGLGAELLRRYPFQLSGGQLQRASIATSLMLSPRLLIADEATTALDSVSGHRVLELLARKQAETGCAILFITHDWRHVRRYANRLAVMKEGQIVESGGKHRILDHPQHEYTRQLIEAAPVLSRSLKSGLKEAGTE; encoded by the coding sequence ATGATTCTCTCCATTGAGGAACTGAGTATCTCTAGTCGGGATCGTACTATTGTAGATCAAGTCTCTCTGGCTGTTCGCGAAGGTGAATTTATGGCATTGGTTGGACAGAGTGGTAGTGGCAAAAGCTTGCTCTCGCAAGCAATTGGTCGTCTGCTGCCGCCCAACCTGCATGCGTCGGGGCGAGTCATGTTCGAAGGCAGCAACCTGCTCGAACGGAAGCCGAAGGAGATGCAAGCCCTGCGGGGAAGCTGCATCTCATATATTTTTCAAGACTATCAGGGAGCATTTACGCCCTTTCGCAGCATTGGTGGGCACTTTGATGAATACCAGAAGGTACATGGAGAAAAGTCTTCTGCCATCCGCAAGAAACGAGCGGAGGAAGCGCTGGAATCGGTTGGCCTTGGCGCTGAATTGCTGCGCCGCTATCCGTTCCAGTTGAGCGGTGGACAGCTTCAGCGGGCATCAATCGCCACATCGCTAATGCTGTCTCCTCGTCTGCTGATTGCAGATGAGGCAACGACGGCGCTTGATAGTGTATCCGGGCATCGCGTGTTGGAACTGCTGGCACGCAAACAAGCGGAGACGGGATGTGCCATTCTGTTTATCACACATGATTGGCGCCATGTACGTCGCTATGCCAACCGCTTGGCTGTTATGAAGGAAGGGCAGATTGTGGAATCTGGCGGAAAGCACCGCATTCTCGATCATCCTCAGCATGAATATACGCGCCAGCTAATTGAAGCGGCTCCTGTCCTGAGTCGCTCGCTGAAGTCGGGATTGAAGGAGGCAGGAACCGAATGA
- the nikC gene encoding nickel transporter permease produces the protein MKTIPLPILPTKSKKHSWQAIIGLLFALLVIAASLYAFLYLKHDHTLTDLRGRLQGASALHPFGTDHLGRDVLTRLLLGGGQTLGYSLLALGAALLIGIPFGLIAGYKRGWVDKLFMRIADAFLAFPDTIVAIVLSGLLGAGIGNLVLAIVIVKWVSYARLVRSTVLSESQKDYIRIARTNGLSDGRIMRKHLLPHIAGHVLVLASLDLGKIILLISSLSYIGLGAQPPTPEWGAMLNDSRPYFQSRPELMIYPGLAIVSVVLLANMLGDYLRDRFDVKKEVQP, from the coding sequence ATGAAAACCATACCCCTGCCCATTCTGCCTACAAAATCTAAAAAACATAGCTGGCAGGCGATTATTGGTCTGCTGTTTGCACTGCTGGTCATCGCGGCCTCCTTATATGCCTTTTTATACTTGAAGCATGATCACACATTAACGGATCTGCGTGGACGATTGCAGGGGGCAAGTGCTCTCCATCCGTTCGGTACCGACCATCTGGGCCGCGATGTACTGACACGTCTGCTGCTTGGCGGCGGTCAAACACTGGGTTATAGCCTGCTGGCACTCGGTGCTGCACTGCTGATCGGTATTCCTTTTGGACTGATAGCAGGATACAAACGTGGCTGGGTCGATAAGCTGTTCATGCGCATCGCTGATGCTTTTCTCGCTTTCCCTGATACCATCGTGGCGATTGTGCTCAGTGGCCTGCTTGGCGCGGGAATCGGCAATCTGGTATTGGCGATCGTGATTGTAAAGTGGGTCAGCTATGCGCGTCTCGTTCGAAGTACGGTTTTATCGGAGTCACAAAAGGATTACATTCGGATCGCCCGCACCAACGGACTATCGGACGGTCGAATCATGAGAAAACATCTGCTTCCGCATATCGCAGGGCATGTGCTCGTGTTAGCCAGTCTCGATCTGGGCAAAATCATCCTGCTCATCTCATCATTGTCCTACATTGGCCTTGGCGCACAGCCGCCAACACCTGAATGGGGTGCGATGCTGAACGACTCGCGGCCGTACTTCCAGTCTCGGCCGGAGCTGATGATCTATCCGGGTCTTGCCATTGTCTCGGTAGTCCTGCTCGCCAACATGCTGGGCGACTATCTGCGAGACCGGTTTGACGTGAAGAAGGAGGTGCAGCCATGA
- the nikB gene encoding nickel ABC transporter permease: protein MFRILLRKFLEVFIFLLFIMFVSFLFIRLAPGDPVLTILNVDELSVSQEQVEAVREEMGFNDSLPVQFGKWLLDFVRLDFGVSYSTGQPVMQTLMRALPATAELTIGALLVMLVIAIPLGSLSALHRGSWIDRGSRMLSIVGAAVPSFWLGLILIDMFGVRFGNLPTMGRDGFTSLILPSLTLGLAISSVYVRLLRSSLLDSLSQEFVRSARARGLSEGRIFMLHAFRHSLPPVITVFGVSLGSLIGGVVVIEVLFAYPGIGKLVVDAIRQRDYPLIQGYILIMAIVVFLVNTAVDLSYRYLNPEMKLKEKEAHR, encoded by the coding sequence ATGTTTCGCATTTTGCTTCGAAAGTTCCTTGAGGTATTTATCTTTCTGTTGTTCATTATGTTTGTGAGCTTCCTGTTCATTCGTCTGGCTCCCGGTGATCCGGTGCTGACGATCCTGAATGTGGACGAACTGTCCGTTAGTCAGGAGCAGGTCGAAGCTGTACGCGAGGAAATGGGCTTTAATGATTCGCTTCCTGTCCAGTTCGGCAAATGGTTGCTCGATTTCGTTCGGCTCGACTTCGGCGTATCGTACTCAACAGGCCAGCCTGTCATGCAGACCCTGATGCGTGCGCTGCCAGCTACAGCTGAACTGACGATTGGCGCTCTACTAGTCATGCTCGTCATAGCGATCCCGCTCGGCTCACTGTCAGCACTCCATCGCGGCAGTTGGATTGACCGGGGCAGCCGCATGCTCTCCATTGTGGGTGCGGCGGTGCCAAGTTTCTGGCTGGGTCTGATCCTGATCGACATGTTCGGCGTACGCTTCGGTAATCTGCCAACCATGGGCCGGGATGGATTCACATCACTTATTCTGCCATCTCTGACGCTGGGACTTGCCATCTCCAGCGTTTATGTGCGTCTTTTGCGTTCCAGCTTGCTGGATTCACTAAGTCAGGAGTTCGTTCGATCCGCCAGGGCAAGAGGGTTATCCGAAGGCCGGATCTTCATGCTTCACGCGTTTCGGCACAGTCTGCCGCCTGTCATTACGGTATTTGGCGTAAGTCTCGGCAGCCTGATTGGCGGAGTTGTCGTGATTGAAGTGTTGTTCGCTTATCCGGGTATCGGCAAGCTTGTCGTTGACGCCATCCGCCAGCGTGATTATCCACTGATTCAGGGTTACATTCTGATCATGGCTATCGTGGTATTCCTCGTGAATACAGCGGTTGATCTATCTTATCGTTATTTGAATCCCGAAATGAAACTGAAGGAAAAGGAGGCCCACCGATGA
- the nikA gene encoding nickel ABC transporter substrate-binding protein yields the protein MNKKTPLLALVSLALSAGLLSACGSSESSPAAQPSTDNKNVHFLYNFSTSSLDPHVDSSYVPLRAGITETLVRLDEENLTVAPWLAESWESEDGQHWTIDLRDDVTFQNGKPMTGESVKASLERALEENVAIQNVLKIDTIEAEGDKLEITTTQPFPEFASELVNPNTAIIDVSEPDIVNKPIGTGPFKLTSFTPGSKLELDRYDEYWDGASPLDSITFSFNEDANARTLALKSGQVDIVYRPEVESLESLKAMDGMTVESTSTFRVHQLTMNMQRESMKDLNVRRALDALIDRQGIVDTILLGYGEAAIGPFLPSLPFAPTYTDTATESGADVAVKYLGEAGYTQQNGVMTKDGKPLQLTLLTYSARADLPLIAQVFQSDAKKIGIDVQIRQIDTPEDYMASNRDWDIATYSNLTAPRGDAGYYLNATYHPKGALNFSGSEDPELTKIIDELNLTVAPEKRAELAEKAANYVHDNVLNSFVLHPGTIVAYNGKKIKNWVTTRSEYYMITNKLDVM from the coding sequence TTGAATAAAAAGACGCCACTGCTAGCGCTGGTCTCCTTGGCCTTGAGCGCTGGACTGTTGAGCGCCTGCGGATCATCTGAGTCCAGTCCCGCTGCGCAACCATCCACCGATAATAAAAATGTTCACTTCCTATATAACTTCTCCACCAGTTCGCTAGATCCACATGTGGATTCTAGCTATGTGCCGCTGCGCGCGGGCATTACGGAAACGCTGGTTCGTCTCGATGAAGAGAACCTGACGGTTGCTCCATGGCTCGCCGAGAGCTGGGAGAGCGAAGACGGTCAGCATTGGACGATCGACCTGCGAGATGATGTGACCTTCCAGAATGGCAAGCCGATGACAGGCGAGTCCGTTAAGGCATCCCTTGAGCGGGCACTGGAAGAGAATGTAGCCATCCAGAACGTGCTGAAGATCGATACGATTGAAGCCGAGGGTGACAAGCTGGAGATTACTACAACTCAGCCGTTCCCGGAATTTGCTTCAGAGCTGGTGAACCCTAACACGGCGATTATCGACGTGAGTGAGCCGGACATTGTGAACAAGCCTATTGGTACGGGCCCGTTTAAACTGACTTCTTTTACCCCAGGTAGCAAACTGGAACTGGATCGCTATGATGAATACTGGGATGGAGCATCGCCTCTGGATTCCATCACGTTCTCATTCAATGAAGATGCCAATGCCCGCACACTAGCGCTCAAATCTGGGCAGGTTGATATCGTATACCGTCCGGAAGTCGAAAGCCTCGAATCGCTCAAAGCGATGGACGGCATGACCGTTGAGTCCACATCGACATTCCGCGTGCATCAGCTAACGATGAACATGCAGCGGGAGAGTATGAAGGACCTCAATGTTCGTCGTGCGCTGGACGCGCTGATTGACCGTCAGGGTATCGTGGACACGATCCTGCTCGGCTACGGTGAAGCTGCTATCGGACCGTTCCTGCCATCGCTGCCCTTCGCGCCAACCTATACGGATACAGCAACGGAATCCGGAGCTGATGTCGCTGTAAAATATCTTGGCGAAGCAGGGTACACGCAGCAAAACGGCGTGATGACTAAGGATGGCAAACCATTGCAGCTGACGCTACTGACATATTCAGCCCGTGCTGATCTGCCACTGATTGCTCAAGTGTTCCAATCTGATGCGAAGAAGATCGGTATCGACGTGCAGATTCGCCAGATTGACACGCCGGAAGACTATATGGCATCCAACCGCGACTGGGATATTGCGACCTACAGTAATTTGACAGCTCCGCGTGGGGATGCAGGCTATTACCTGAATGCGACGTACCATCCGAAGGGTGCTCTTAACTTCAGTGGATCGGAAGATCCGGAGTTGACCAAGATCATCGACGAATTGAATCTCACAGTTGCACCGGAGAAGCGCGCAGAGCTTGCCGAGAAGGCGGCCAACTACGTGCATGACAACGTGCTGAACTCATTCGTGCTGCACCCAGGTACGATCGTTGCCTATAACGGCAAGAAGATCAAGAACTGGGTTACCACTCGCAGTGAATATTACATGATTACCAATAAGCTGGATGTGATGTAA
- a CDS encoding Imm7 family immunity protein, giving the protein MYEYHGWATIRESVSFEEDEYQYGLVIQHLLEYVEELNWPTGVLDVRAVNGDFQLWIAGLDNHKPVSKYDPTEVLKKVGKIAPDSYGILYVRDSDDTESFKQFKVYTLIRGNFLSPFIPKLEGDYEG; this is encoded by the coding sequence ATGTATGAATATCATGGATGGGCAACCATTAGAGAGAGTGTGTCGTTTGAAGAAGATGAGTATCAATATGGTTTAGTTATTCAACACCTGCTGGAATATGTAGAGGAGCTAAATTGGCCTACAGGTGTTTTGGACGTGAGAGCAGTTAATGGCGACTTTCAACTATGGATAGCGGGCCTAGATAATCACAAACCTGTATCAAAGTATGATCCCACCGAAGTGCTGAAAAAGGTAGGTAAAATAGCTCCGGACTCCTATGGAATTCTTTATGTAAGAGATAGTGATGATACGGAATCCTTCAAACAGTTTAAGGTCTACACTTTAATCCGAGGTAACTTTCTCTCCCCATTCATACCTAAACTAGAAGGTGATTACGAAGGATAA